A genomic stretch from Lathyrus oleraceus cultivar Zhongwan6 chromosome 2, CAAS_Psat_ZW6_1.0, whole genome shotgun sequence includes:
- the LOC127121187 gene encoding uncharacterized protein LOC127121187, giving the protein MKRPSGGDSSAPAKCYRCGRAGHRVHECTSAEMKCFKCGKGGHLAAECRLKTVTCFNCGELGHISPQCPKPKRENQSGGKVFALSGSETSADDRLIRGNEK; this is encoded by the coding sequence atgaagaggcctagtgggggagactctagcgcccctgctaagtgttatagatgtggtcgggctggacatcgtgtccatgagtgtaccagtgctgagatgaagtgtttcaagtgtggaaaaggtggtcatttggctgcagagtgtcggttgaagactgtaacttgtttcaactgtggagagttgggtcatatcagtccacagtgtcctaagccgaagagagagaaccagtcgggaggcaaggtctttgctttatcgggttctgagacttctgcagatgatcgtttgatccgag